Proteins found in one Tamandua tetradactyla isolate mTamTet1 chromosome 1, mTamTet1.pri, whole genome shotgun sequence genomic segment:
- the ZNF800 gene encoding zinc finger protein 800 isoform X4 → MPLRDKYCQTDHHHHGCCEPVYILEPGDPPLLQQPLQTSKSGIQQIIECFRSGTKQLKHILLKDVDTIFECKLCRSLFRGLPNLITHKKFYCPPSLQMDDNLPDVNDKQSQAINDLLEAIYPSVDKREYIIKLEPIETNQNAVFQYISRTDNPSEVAESSSTPEQTEVQIQETSTEQSKTVSGPDTEAETAEPPPVEIVADEVVLTSDEQPQESQADLETSDNSDFGHQLICCLCRKEFNSRRGVRRHIRKVHKKKMEELKKYIETRKNPNQSSKGRSKNLLVPLSRSCPVCCKSFATKANVRRHFDEVHRGLRRDSITPDIATKPGQPLFLDSVSPKKSFKTRKQKSSKAEYNLSACKCLLCKRKYSSQIMLKRHMQIVHKITLSGTNSKREKGPNNTANSTEIKVKVEPADSVESSPPSITHSPQNELKGTNHSNEKKSTPAAQKNKVKQDSESPKSTSPSAAGGQQKTRKPKLSAGFDFKQLYCKLCKRQFTSKQNLTKHIELHTDGNNIYVKFYKCPLCTYETRRKRDVIRHITVVHKKSSRYLGKITASLEIRAIKKPIDFVLNKVAKRGPSRDEAKSDSKHDGTSNSPSKKYEVADVGIEVKVTKNFSLHRCNKCGKAFAKKTYLEHHKKTHKANASNSPEGNKTKGRSTRSKALVWPSGFSCKLKRS, encoded by the exons ATGCCTTTAAGGGACAAATACTGTCAGACTGACCACCATCATCATGGATGCTGTGAACCAG TTTATATCCTGGAACCTGGAGATCCTCCTTTGTTACAGCAACCACTACAGACATCCAAATCTGGTATTCAGCAAATAATTGAGTGCTTTCGATCAG gaACTAAACAACTTaagcatattttattaaaagatgtGGACACTATTTTTGAATGTAAATTATGCCGCAGTCTTTTCAGAGGATTACCAAATTTAATTACCCATAAAAAATTCTACTGCCCTCCAAGTCTCCAGATGGATGACA ACCTTCCTGATGTAAATGATAAACAAAGCCAAGCCATAAATGATCTCCTAGAAGCCATATATCCAAGTGTGGACAAACGAGAATATATTATTAAGCTGGAACCCATAGAAACTAATCAGAATGCAGTGTTTCAGTATATTTCAAGGACTGATAATCCCTCTGAAGTCGCAGAGTCAAGCAGCACTCCTGAACAAACTGAAGTTCAAATACAGGAAACTAGCACTGAACAATCTAAAACAGTATCAGGTCCAGATACAGAGGCAGAAACTGCAGAGCCTCCTCCTGTTGAGATTGTTGCAGATGAAGTTGTGCTTACATCTGATGAACAACCTCAGGAATCACAGGCTGACTTAGAAACATCTGACAATTCTGATTTTGGTCACCAATTGATATGTTGTCTTTGTAGAAAAGAATTCAATTCCAGACGAGGTGTTCGTCGTCATATTCGAAAAGTACAcaagaaaaagatggaagaacTAAAAAAGTACATTGAAACACGAAAGAATCCAAACCAATCCTCTAAAGGACGCAGTAAGAATCTTCTAGTACCATTAAGTAGGAGTTGTCCAGTATGCTGTAAATCATTTGCTACAAAAGCGAATGTAAGGAggcattttgatgaagttcataGAGGACTAAGGAGGGATTCAATTACTCCTGATATAGCAACAAAGCCTGGGCAGCCTTTGTtccttgattctgtttctcctaAAAAATCTTTTAAGACTCGAAAACAAAAGTCTTCAAAGGCTGAATACAATTTAAGTGCATGCAAATGTCTTCTTTGCAAGAGGAAATATAGTTCACAAATAATGCTTAAAAGACATATGCAAATTGTCCACAAGATAACTCTTTCTGGAACAAATTCTAAAAGAGAGAAAGGCCCTAATAATACTGCCAACAGtacagaaataaaagttaaagttGAACCAGCAGATTCTGTAGAATCTTCACCCCCTTCCATTACCCATTCTCCACAGAATGAATTAAAGGGAACAAAtcattcaaatgaaaaaaagagcaCACCGGCAgcacagaaaaataaagttaaacaaGACTCTGAAAGCCCTAAATCAACTAGTCCGTCTGCTGCAGGTGGCCAGCAAAAAACCAGGAAACCAAAACTTTCAGCTGGCTTTGACTTTAAGCAACTTTACTGTAAACTTTGTAAACGTCAGTTTACTTCCAAACAGAACTTGACTAAACACATTGAGTTGCACACAGATGGAAATAACATTTATGTTAAATTCTACAAGTGTCCTCTTTGCACTTACGAAACTCGTCGGAAGCGTGATGTGATACGACATATAACTGTGGTTCATAAAAAGTCATCCCGCTATCTTGGGAAAATAACAGCCAGTTTAGAGATAAGAGCTATAAAAAAGCCCATTGATTTTGTTCTAAATAAAGTGGCAAAAAGAGGCCCTTCGAGGGACGAAGCGAAAAGTGATTCAAAACATGATGGCACTTCTAACTCTCCTAGTAAAAAGTATGAAGTAGCTGATGTTGGTATTGAAGTAAAAGTCACAAAAAACTTTTCTCTTCACAGATGCAATAAATGTGGAAAGGCATTTGCCAAAAAGACTTACCTTGAACATCATAAGAAAACTCATAAGGCAAATGCTTCCAATTCACCTGAAGGAAACAAAACCAAAGGCCGAAGTACAAGATCTAAGGCTCTTGTCTG
- the ZNF800 gene encoding zinc finger protein 800 isoform X6, with amino-acid sequence MPLRDKYCQTDHHHHGCCEPVYILEPGDPPLLQQPLQTSKSGIQQIIECFRSGTKQLKHILLKDVDTIFECKLCRSLFRGLPNLITHKKFYCPPSLQMDDNLPDVNDKQSQAINDLLEAIYPSVDKREYIIKLEPIETNQNAVFQYISRTDNPSEVAESSSTPEQTEVQIQETSTEQSKTVSGPDTEAETAEPPPVEIVADEVVLTSDEQPQESQADLETSDNSDFGHQLICCLCRKEFNSRRGVRRHIRKVHKKKMEELKKYIETRKNPNQSSKGRSKNLLVPLSRSCPVCCKSFATKANVRRHFDEVHRGLRRDSITPDIATKPGQPLFLDSVSPKKSFKTRKQKSSKAEYNLSACKCLLCKRKYSSQIMLKRHMQIVHKITLSGTNSKREKGPNNTANSTEIKVKVEPADSVESSPPSITHSPQNELKGTNHSNEKKSTPAAQKNKVKQDSESPKSTSPSAAGGQQKTRKPKLSAGFDFKQLYCKLCKRQFTSKQNLTKHIELHTDGNNIYVKFYKCPLCTYETRRKRDVIRHITVVHKKSSRYLGKITASLEIRAIKKPIDFVLNKVAKRGPSRDEAKSDSKHDGTSNSPSKKYEVADVGIEVKVTKNFSLHRCNKCGKAFAKKTYLEHHKKTHKANASNSPEGNKTKGRSTRSKALV; translated from the exons ATGCCTTTAAGGGACAAATACTGTCAGACTGACCACCATCATCATGGATGCTGTGAACCAG TTTATATCCTGGAACCTGGAGATCCTCCTTTGTTACAGCAACCACTACAGACATCCAAATCTGGTATTCAGCAAATAATTGAGTGCTTTCGATCAG gaACTAAACAACTTaagcatattttattaaaagatgtGGACACTATTTTTGAATGTAAATTATGCCGCAGTCTTTTCAGAGGATTACCAAATTTAATTACCCATAAAAAATTCTACTGCCCTCCAAGTCTCCAGATGGATGACA ACCTTCCTGATGTAAATGATAAACAAAGCCAAGCCATAAATGATCTCCTAGAAGCCATATATCCAAGTGTGGACAAACGAGAATATATTATTAAGCTGGAACCCATAGAAACTAATCAGAATGCAGTGTTTCAGTATATTTCAAGGACTGATAATCCCTCTGAAGTCGCAGAGTCAAGCAGCACTCCTGAACAAACTGAAGTTCAAATACAGGAAACTAGCACTGAACAATCTAAAACAGTATCAGGTCCAGATACAGAGGCAGAAACTGCAGAGCCTCCTCCTGTTGAGATTGTTGCAGATGAAGTTGTGCTTACATCTGATGAACAACCTCAGGAATCACAGGCTGACTTAGAAACATCTGACAATTCTGATTTTGGTCACCAATTGATATGTTGTCTTTGTAGAAAAGAATTCAATTCCAGACGAGGTGTTCGTCGTCATATTCGAAAAGTACAcaagaaaaagatggaagaacTAAAAAAGTACATTGAAACACGAAAGAATCCAAACCAATCCTCTAAAGGACGCAGTAAGAATCTTCTAGTACCATTAAGTAGGAGTTGTCCAGTATGCTGTAAATCATTTGCTACAAAAGCGAATGTAAGGAggcattttgatgaagttcataGAGGACTAAGGAGGGATTCAATTACTCCTGATATAGCAACAAAGCCTGGGCAGCCTTTGTtccttgattctgtttctcctaAAAAATCTTTTAAGACTCGAAAACAAAAGTCTTCAAAGGCTGAATACAATTTAAGTGCATGCAAATGTCTTCTTTGCAAGAGGAAATATAGTTCACAAATAATGCTTAAAAGACATATGCAAATTGTCCACAAGATAACTCTTTCTGGAACAAATTCTAAAAGAGAGAAAGGCCCTAATAATACTGCCAACAGtacagaaataaaagttaaagttGAACCAGCAGATTCTGTAGAATCTTCACCCCCTTCCATTACCCATTCTCCACAGAATGAATTAAAGGGAACAAAtcattcaaatgaaaaaaagagcaCACCGGCAgcacagaaaaataaagttaaacaaGACTCTGAAAGCCCTAAATCAACTAGTCCGTCTGCTGCAGGTGGCCAGCAAAAAACCAGGAAACCAAAACTTTCAGCTGGCTTTGACTTTAAGCAACTTTACTGTAAACTTTGTAAACGTCAGTTTACTTCCAAACAGAACTTGACTAAACACATTGAGTTGCACACAGATGGAAATAACATTTATGTTAAATTCTACAAGTGTCCTCTTTGCACTTACGAAACTCGTCGGAAGCGTGATGTGATACGACATATAACTGTGGTTCATAAAAAGTCATCCCGCTATCTTGGGAAAATAACAGCCAGTTTAGAGATAAGAGCTATAAAAAAGCCCATTGATTTTGTTCTAAATAAAGTGGCAAAAAGAGGCCCTTCGAGGGACGAAGCGAAAAGTGATTCAAAACATGATGGCACTTCTAACTCTCCTAGTAAAAAGTATGAAGTAGCTGATGTTGGTATTGAAGTAAAAGTCACAAAAAACTTTTCTCTTCACAGATGCAATAAATGTGGAAAGGCATTTGCCAAAAAGACTTACCTTGAACATCATAAGAAAACTCATAAGGCAAATGCTTCCAATTCACCTGAAGGAAACAAAACCAAAGGCCGAAGTACAAGATCTAAGGCTCTTGTCTG A
- the ZNF800 gene encoding zinc finger protein 800 isoform X3 encodes MPLRDKYCQTDHHHHGCCEPVYILEPGDPPLLQQPLQTSKSGIQQIIECFRSGTKQLKHILLKDVDTIFECKLCRSLFRGLPNLITHKKFYCPPSLQMDDNLPDVNDKQSQAINDLLEAIYPSVDKREYIIKLEPIETNQNAVFQYISRTDNPSEVAESSSTPEQTEVQIQETSTEQSKTVSGPDTEAETAEPPPVEIVADEVVLTSDEQPQESQADLETSDNSDFGHQLICCLCRKEFNSRRGVRRHIRKVHKKKMEELKKYIETRKNPNQSSKGRSKNLLVPLSRSCPVCCKSFATKANVRRHFDEVHRGLRRDSITPDIATKPGQPLFLDSVSPKKSFKTRKQKSSKAEYNLSACKCLLCKRKYSSQIMLKRHMQIVHKITLSGTNSKREKGPNNTANSTEIKVKVEPADSVESSPPSITHSPQNELKGTNHSNEKKSTPAAQKNKVKQDSESPKSTSPSAAGGQQKTRKPKLSAGFDFKQLYCKLCKRQFTSKQNLTKHIELHTDGNNIYVKFYKCPLCTYETRRKRDVIRHITVVHKKSSRYLGKITASLEIRAIKKPIDFVLNKVAKRGPSRDEAKSDSKHDGTSNSPSKKYEVADVGIEVKVTKNFSLHRCNKCGKAFAKKTYLEHHKKTHKANASNSPEGNKTKGRSTRSKALVWHRELNPGLWRGR; translated from the exons ATGCCTTTAAGGGACAAATACTGTCAGACTGACCACCATCATCATGGATGCTGTGAACCAG TTTATATCCTGGAACCTGGAGATCCTCCTTTGTTACAGCAACCACTACAGACATCCAAATCTGGTATTCAGCAAATAATTGAGTGCTTTCGATCAG gaACTAAACAACTTaagcatattttattaaaagatgtGGACACTATTTTTGAATGTAAATTATGCCGCAGTCTTTTCAGAGGATTACCAAATTTAATTACCCATAAAAAATTCTACTGCCCTCCAAGTCTCCAGATGGATGACA ACCTTCCTGATGTAAATGATAAACAAAGCCAAGCCATAAATGATCTCCTAGAAGCCATATATCCAAGTGTGGACAAACGAGAATATATTATTAAGCTGGAACCCATAGAAACTAATCAGAATGCAGTGTTTCAGTATATTTCAAGGACTGATAATCCCTCTGAAGTCGCAGAGTCAAGCAGCACTCCTGAACAAACTGAAGTTCAAATACAGGAAACTAGCACTGAACAATCTAAAACAGTATCAGGTCCAGATACAGAGGCAGAAACTGCAGAGCCTCCTCCTGTTGAGATTGTTGCAGATGAAGTTGTGCTTACATCTGATGAACAACCTCAGGAATCACAGGCTGACTTAGAAACATCTGACAATTCTGATTTTGGTCACCAATTGATATGTTGTCTTTGTAGAAAAGAATTCAATTCCAGACGAGGTGTTCGTCGTCATATTCGAAAAGTACAcaagaaaaagatggaagaacTAAAAAAGTACATTGAAACACGAAAGAATCCAAACCAATCCTCTAAAGGACGCAGTAAGAATCTTCTAGTACCATTAAGTAGGAGTTGTCCAGTATGCTGTAAATCATTTGCTACAAAAGCGAATGTAAGGAggcattttgatgaagttcataGAGGACTAAGGAGGGATTCAATTACTCCTGATATAGCAACAAAGCCTGGGCAGCCTTTGTtccttgattctgtttctcctaAAAAATCTTTTAAGACTCGAAAACAAAAGTCTTCAAAGGCTGAATACAATTTAAGTGCATGCAAATGTCTTCTTTGCAAGAGGAAATATAGTTCACAAATAATGCTTAAAAGACATATGCAAATTGTCCACAAGATAACTCTTTCTGGAACAAATTCTAAAAGAGAGAAAGGCCCTAATAATACTGCCAACAGtacagaaataaaagttaaagttGAACCAGCAGATTCTGTAGAATCTTCACCCCCTTCCATTACCCATTCTCCACAGAATGAATTAAAGGGAACAAAtcattcaaatgaaaaaaagagcaCACCGGCAgcacagaaaaataaagttaaacaaGACTCTGAAAGCCCTAAATCAACTAGTCCGTCTGCTGCAGGTGGCCAGCAAAAAACCAGGAAACCAAAACTTTCAGCTGGCTTTGACTTTAAGCAACTTTACTGTAAACTTTGTAAACGTCAGTTTACTTCCAAACAGAACTTGACTAAACACATTGAGTTGCACACAGATGGAAATAACATTTATGTTAAATTCTACAAGTGTCCTCTTTGCACTTACGAAACTCGTCGGAAGCGTGATGTGATACGACATATAACTGTGGTTCATAAAAAGTCATCCCGCTATCTTGGGAAAATAACAGCCAGTTTAGAGATAAGAGCTATAAAAAAGCCCATTGATTTTGTTCTAAATAAAGTGGCAAAAAGAGGCCCTTCGAGGGACGAAGCGAAAAGTGATTCAAAACATGATGGCACTTCTAACTCTCCTAGTAAAAAGTATGAAGTAGCTGATGTTGGTATTGAAGTAAAAGTCACAAAAAACTTTTCTCTTCACAGATGCAATAAATGTGGAAAGGCATTTGCCAAAAAGACTTACCTTGAACATCATAAGAAAACTCATAAGGCAAATGCTTCCAATTCACCTGAAGGAAACAAAACCAAAGGCCGAAGTACAAGATCTAAGGCTCTTGTCTG gcatcgggaattgaacccgggtctctggcgtggcag ATAA
- the ZNF800 gene encoding zinc finger protein 800 isoform X5: MPLRDKYCQTDHHHHGCCEPVYILEPGDPPLLQQPLQTSKSGIQQIIECFRSGTKQLKHILLKDVDTIFECKLCRSLFRGLPNLITHKKFYCPPSLQMDDNLPDVNDKQSQAINDLLEAIYPSVDKREYIIKLEPIETNQNAVFQYISRTDNPSEVAESSSTPEQTEVQIQETSTEQSKTVSGPDTEAETAEPPPVEIVADEVVLTSDEQPQESQADLETSDNSDFGHQLICCLCRKEFNSRRGVRRHIRKVHKKKMEELKKYIETRKNPNQSSKGRSKNLLVPLSRSCPVCCKSFATKANVRRHFDEVHRGLRRDSITPDIATKPGQPLFLDSVSPKKSFKTRKQKSSKAEYNLSACKCLLCKRKYSSQIMLKRHMQIVHKITLSGTNSKREKGPNNTANSTEIKVKVEPADSVESSPPSITHSPQNELKGTNHSNEKKSTPAAQKNKVKQDSESPKSTSPSAAGGQQKTRKPKLSAGFDFKQLYCKLCKRQFTSKQNLTKHIELHTDGNNIYVKFYKCPLCTYETRRKRDVIRHITVVHKKSSRYLGKITASLEIRAIKKPIDFVLNKVAKRGPSRDEAKSDSKHDGTSNSPSKKYEVADVGIEVKVTKNFSLHRCNKCGKAFAKKTYLEHHKKTHKANASNSPEGNKTKGRSTRSKALVW, translated from the exons ATGCCTTTAAGGGACAAATACTGTCAGACTGACCACCATCATCATGGATGCTGTGAACCAG TTTATATCCTGGAACCTGGAGATCCTCCTTTGTTACAGCAACCACTACAGACATCCAAATCTGGTATTCAGCAAATAATTGAGTGCTTTCGATCAG gaACTAAACAACTTaagcatattttattaaaagatgtGGACACTATTTTTGAATGTAAATTATGCCGCAGTCTTTTCAGAGGATTACCAAATTTAATTACCCATAAAAAATTCTACTGCCCTCCAAGTCTCCAGATGGATGACA ACCTTCCTGATGTAAATGATAAACAAAGCCAAGCCATAAATGATCTCCTAGAAGCCATATATCCAAGTGTGGACAAACGAGAATATATTATTAAGCTGGAACCCATAGAAACTAATCAGAATGCAGTGTTTCAGTATATTTCAAGGACTGATAATCCCTCTGAAGTCGCAGAGTCAAGCAGCACTCCTGAACAAACTGAAGTTCAAATACAGGAAACTAGCACTGAACAATCTAAAACAGTATCAGGTCCAGATACAGAGGCAGAAACTGCAGAGCCTCCTCCTGTTGAGATTGTTGCAGATGAAGTTGTGCTTACATCTGATGAACAACCTCAGGAATCACAGGCTGACTTAGAAACATCTGACAATTCTGATTTTGGTCACCAATTGATATGTTGTCTTTGTAGAAAAGAATTCAATTCCAGACGAGGTGTTCGTCGTCATATTCGAAAAGTACAcaagaaaaagatggaagaacTAAAAAAGTACATTGAAACACGAAAGAATCCAAACCAATCCTCTAAAGGACGCAGTAAGAATCTTCTAGTACCATTAAGTAGGAGTTGTCCAGTATGCTGTAAATCATTTGCTACAAAAGCGAATGTAAGGAggcattttgatgaagttcataGAGGACTAAGGAGGGATTCAATTACTCCTGATATAGCAACAAAGCCTGGGCAGCCTTTGTtccttgattctgtttctcctaAAAAATCTTTTAAGACTCGAAAACAAAAGTCTTCAAAGGCTGAATACAATTTAAGTGCATGCAAATGTCTTCTTTGCAAGAGGAAATATAGTTCACAAATAATGCTTAAAAGACATATGCAAATTGTCCACAAGATAACTCTTTCTGGAACAAATTCTAAAAGAGAGAAAGGCCCTAATAATACTGCCAACAGtacagaaataaaagttaaagttGAACCAGCAGATTCTGTAGAATCTTCACCCCCTTCCATTACCCATTCTCCACAGAATGAATTAAAGGGAACAAAtcattcaaatgaaaaaaagagcaCACCGGCAgcacagaaaaataaagttaaacaaGACTCTGAAAGCCCTAAATCAACTAGTCCGTCTGCTGCAGGTGGCCAGCAAAAAACCAGGAAACCAAAACTTTCAGCTGGCTTTGACTTTAAGCAACTTTACTGTAAACTTTGTAAACGTCAGTTTACTTCCAAACAGAACTTGACTAAACACATTGAGTTGCACACAGATGGAAATAACATTTATGTTAAATTCTACAAGTGTCCTCTTTGCACTTACGAAACTCGTCGGAAGCGTGATGTGATACGACATATAACTGTGGTTCATAAAAAGTCATCCCGCTATCTTGGGAAAATAACAGCCAGTTTAGAGATAAGAGCTATAAAAAAGCCCATTGATTTTGTTCTAAATAAAGTGGCAAAAAGAGGCCCTTCGAGGGACGAAGCGAAAAGTGATTCAAAACATGATGGCACTTCTAACTCTCCTAGTAAAAAGTATGAAGTAGCTGATGTTGGTATTGAAGTAAAAGTCACAAAAAACTTTTCTCTTCACAGATGCAATAAATGTGGAAAGGCATTTGCCAAAAAGACTTACCTTGAACATCATAAGAAAACTCATAAGGCAAATGCTTCCAATTCACCTGAAGGAAACAAAACCAAAGGCCGAAGTACAAGATCTAAGGCTCTTGTCTG
- the ZNF800 gene encoding zinc finger protein 800 isoform X1 — translation MPLRDKYCQTDHHHHGCCEPVYILEPGDPPLLQQPLQTSKSGIQQIIECFRSGTKQLKHILLKDVDTIFECKLCRSLFRGLPNLITHKKFYCPPSLQMDDNLPDVNDKQSQAINDLLEAIYPSVDKREYIIKLEPIETNQNAVFQYISRTDNPSEVAESSSTPEQTEVQIQETSTEQSKTVSGPDTEAETAEPPPVEIVADEVVLTSDEQPQESQADLETSDNSDFGHQLICCLCRKEFNSRRGVRRHIRKVHKKKMEELKKYIETRKNPNQSSKGRSKNLLVPLSRSCPVCCKSFATKANVRRHFDEVHRGLRRDSITPDIATKPGQPLFLDSVSPKKSFKTRKQKSSKAEYNLSACKCLLCKRKYSSQIMLKRHMQIVHKITLSGTNSKREKGPNNTANSTEIKVKVEPADSVESSPPSITHSPQNELKGTNHSNEKKSTPAAQKNKVKQDSESPKSTSPSAAGGQQKTRKPKLSAGFDFKQLYCKLCKRQFTSKQNLTKHIELHTDGNNIYVKFYKCPLCTYETRRKRDVIRHITVVHKKSSRYLGKITASLEIRAIKKPIDFVLNKVAKRGPSRDEAKSDSKHDGTSNSPSKKYEVADVGIEVKVTKNFSLHRCNKCGKAFAKKTYLEHHKKTHKANASNSPEGNKTKGRSTRSKALVCLGKPSPRSAAALRPVAPGSRYPPAGAVTTRQAAASCRAKLRGGAARERQHAARGLGNPAPQ, via the exons ATGCCTTTAAGGGACAAATACTGTCAGACTGACCACCATCATCATGGATGCTGTGAACCAG TTTATATCCTGGAACCTGGAGATCCTCCTTTGTTACAGCAACCACTACAGACATCCAAATCTGGTATTCAGCAAATAATTGAGTGCTTTCGATCAG gaACTAAACAACTTaagcatattttattaaaagatgtGGACACTATTTTTGAATGTAAATTATGCCGCAGTCTTTTCAGAGGATTACCAAATTTAATTACCCATAAAAAATTCTACTGCCCTCCAAGTCTCCAGATGGATGACA ACCTTCCTGATGTAAATGATAAACAAAGCCAAGCCATAAATGATCTCCTAGAAGCCATATATCCAAGTGTGGACAAACGAGAATATATTATTAAGCTGGAACCCATAGAAACTAATCAGAATGCAGTGTTTCAGTATATTTCAAGGACTGATAATCCCTCTGAAGTCGCAGAGTCAAGCAGCACTCCTGAACAAACTGAAGTTCAAATACAGGAAACTAGCACTGAACAATCTAAAACAGTATCAGGTCCAGATACAGAGGCAGAAACTGCAGAGCCTCCTCCTGTTGAGATTGTTGCAGATGAAGTTGTGCTTACATCTGATGAACAACCTCAGGAATCACAGGCTGACTTAGAAACATCTGACAATTCTGATTTTGGTCACCAATTGATATGTTGTCTTTGTAGAAAAGAATTCAATTCCAGACGAGGTGTTCGTCGTCATATTCGAAAAGTACAcaagaaaaagatggaagaacTAAAAAAGTACATTGAAACACGAAAGAATCCAAACCAATCCTCTAAAGGACGCAGTAAGAATCTTCTAGTACCATTAAGTAGGAGTTGTCCAGTATGCTGTAAATCATTTGCTACAAAAGCGAATGTAAGGAggcattttgatgaagttcataGAGGACTAAGGAGGGATTCAATTACTCCTGATATAGCAACAAAGCCTGGGCAGCCTTTGTtccttgattctgtttctcctaAAAAATCTTTTAAGACTCGAAAACAAAAGTCTTCAAAGGCTGAATACAATTTAAGTGCATGCAAATGTCTTCTTTGCAAGAGGAAATATAGTTCACAAATAATGCTTAAAAGACATATGCAAATTGTCCACAAGATAACTCTTTCTGGAACAAATTCTAAAAGAGAGAAAGGCCCTAATAATACTGCCAACAGtacagaaataaaagttaaagttGAACCAGCAGATTCTGTAGAATCTTCACCCCCTTCCATTACCCATTCTCCACAGAATGAATTAAAGGGAACAAAtcattcaaatgaaaaaaagagcaCACCGGCAgcacagaaaaataaagttaaacaaGACTCTGAAAGCCCTAAATCAACTAGTCCGTCTGCTGCAGGTGGCCAGCAAAAAACCAGGAAACCAAAACTTTCAGCTGGCTTTGACTTTAAGCAACTTTACTGTAAACTTTGTAAACGTCAGTTTACTTCCAAACAGAACTTGACTAAACACATTGAGTTGCACACAGATGGAAATAACATTTATGTTAAATTCTACAAGTGTCCTCTTTGCACTTACGAAACTCGTCGGAAGCGTGATGTGATACGACATATAACTGTGGTTCATAAAAAGTCATCCCGCTATCTTGGGAAAATAACAGCCAGTTTAGAGATAAGAGCTATAAAAAAGCCCATTGATTTTGTTCTAAATAAAGTGGCAAAAAGAGGCCCTTCGAGGGACGAAGCGAAAAGTGATTCAAAACATGATGGCACTTCTAACTCTCCTAGTAAAAAGTATGAAGTAGCTGATGTTGGTATTGAAGTAAAAGTCACAAAAAACTTTTCTCTTCACAGATGCAATAAATGTGGAAAGGCATTTGCCAAAAAGACTTACCTTGAACATCATAAGAAAACTCATAAGGCAAATGCTTCCAATTCACCTGAAGGAAACAAAACCAAAGGCCGAAGTACAAGATCTAAGGCTCTTGTCTG